A region from the Geobacter benzoatilyticus genome encodes:
- a CDS encoding biotin carboxylase N-terminal domain-containing protein, which translates to MTDLYMNNPLTHRNRRLGLSDSEWVRSFSCEDLKPLIVCRGPIRKEAMDVFEEMGITHYGILLSEKDSIVYPNALAPELRQLTDSTRVHRVPDYSGASKEERVERIGQIIQIAKDNNYDAIFAGYGFMAEDEEFVAAIENAGLTFMGPNSRTQADAGKKDEAKRTALQVGVSVTPGINNVTARTLVKKHGTREALLALAKAENLDVDAKVLKDSKLPLEELADAILYASYAKGIDLYSIEELCAQVQVEVAAMFSEYPGSRIRLKAIGGGGGKGQRILGASLLSIKKPTEAQIKEAAAEAPGLVREVLNEVKANGVGDNKNVLVELNIEQTRHNEIQLLGNGDWCVSMGGRDCSLQMHEQKLLEISVTQEGLTLAIEKAKAAGRKAEVKALESDLKVLKRMEEDAAKFGAAVGLDSASTFECIVDRDRYYFMEVNTRIQVEHRVSELCYALKFTNPKDKNDFFIVESLVEAMALLVRHKKRLPKPERIARFGAAAEARLNATDASLSPHAGGMIRYWSAPIEGEIRDDQGICLPNPDTGMFMRYKVAGAYDSNIALLLTNGDDRLASYLKLSEVLGKTTLRGTDLATNLQFHYGLVNWFIGQNVMAKPTTRFVVPYLTLVGQLKEEANKIDTVFAFIQMKKAYARKMAEQFPDDPKIAKEMSAILDRKGTLVTRPMDRLLADPHLLSGWLSINRKNFTMENGKVVWHDNPFVILGDTYEYLNMSYDPAAPAAEVIWSHDNDLLQKGLRFYTTLANHFKLGLHEFDALSAILVKDKPQGGFPEEQWLQIQSAHMGFEAGLELLGMLFIIAETVKFWDFKVEDDLEVTIPDYLNDTELQNRLKKVLVPPPATKADEIVAMCGGMYYGQEAPGMPAFVSEGMHFEKGQPLYIIEVMKMFNTVRATFSGTIDKIIMDGADGSIVQKGQPLFKVTPDEKFVEINPAELEQVKRERTSAYLKAVL; encoded by the coding sequence ATGACCGACCTGTATATGAACAATCCGCTGACTCACCGGAACCGCCGCCTGGGCCTGTCCGATTCCGAATGGGTGCGCTCTTTTTCCTGCGAGGATCTGAAGCCGCTCATCGTCTGCCGCGGCCCCATCCGCAAGGAGGCCATGGATGTCTTTGAAGAGATGGGGATCACCCACTACGGCATCCTTCTGTCCGAGAAGGACTCCATCGTCTACCCCAACGCCCTGGCTCCCGAACTGCGCCAGCTGACCGATTCCACCCGCGTTCACCGGGTGCCCGACTACTCCGGCGCCAGCAAGGAAGAGCGGGTCGAGCGGATCGGGCAGATCATCCAGATCGCCAAGGATAACAACTATGACGCAATCTTCGCCGGCTACGGGTTCATGGCCGAGGATGAAGAATTCGTCGCCGCCATCGAAAACGCCGGGCTCACCTTCATGGGCCCCAACTCCCGCACCCAGGCCGACGCCGGCAAGAAGGACGAGGCCAAGCGGACCGCCCTGCAGGTGGGCGTCAGCGTCACCCCCGGCATCAATAACGTCACCGCCCGGACCCTGGTCAAGAAACACGGGACACGGGAAGCGCTGCTGGCCCTGGCCAAGGCCGAAAACCTCGACGTGGACGCCAAGGTTCTGAAGGACTCGAAGCTTCCCCTCGAAGAGCTGGCCGATGCCATCCTCTACGCCTCCTACGCCAAGGGGATCGACCTCTACTCCATCGAGGAGCTCTGCGCCCAGGTACAGGTGGAAGTGGCGGCCATGTTCAGCGAATATCCCGGCAGCCGCATCCGCCTCAAGGCCATCGGCGGCGGCGGCGGCAAGGGGCAGCGGATTCTCGGCGCGTCCCTCCTCAGCATCAAGAAGCCGACCGAGGCCCAGATCAAAGAGGCGGCAGCCGAGGCCCCGGGCCTGGTGCGCGAGGTCCTCAACGAGGTGAAGGCCAACGGCGTCGGCGACAACAAGAACGTCCTCGTCGAGCTCAACATCGAGCAGACCCGCCACAACGAGATCCAGCTCCTGGGCAACGGCGATTGGTGCGTCTCCATGGGTGGCCGCGACTGCTCCCTCCAGATGCACGAGCAGAAACTCCTGGAAATCTCCGTCACCCAGGAGGGGCTGACCCTGGCCATCGAGAAGGCGAAGGCCGCCGGACGCAAGGCCGAGGTAAAGGCTCTGGAGAGCGACCTCAAGGTGCTCAAGCGGATGGAAGAGGATGCCGCCAAGTTCGGCGCCGCCGTGGGGCTCGACTCCGCCTCCACCTTCGAGTGCATCGTGGACCGCGACCGCTACTACTTCATGGAGGTGAACACCCGCATCCAGGTGGAGCACCGGGTTTCCGAGCTCTGCTACGCCCTCAAGTTCACCAACCCCAAAGACAAGAACGACTTCTTCATCGTCGAATCCCTGGTTGAGGCCATGGCCCTGCTGGTTCGCCACAAGAAGCGGCTCCCGAAGCCGGAGCGGATTGCCCGCTTCGGCGCCGCCGCCGAGGCCCGCCTCAACGCCACCGACGCCTCCCTTTCGCCCCACGCCGGGGGCATGATTCGGTACTGGTCAGCCCCCATCGAGGGCGAGATTCGCGACGACCAGGGGATCTGCCTCCCCAACCCCGACACCGGCATGTTCATGCGCTACAAGGTTGCCGGGGCCTACGACTCCAACATCGCCCTCCTTCTCACCAACGGTGATGACCGCCTCGCCAGCTACCTGAAGCTCTCCGAGGTTCTGGGCAAAACGACCCTGCGGGGCACCGACCTGGCCACCAACCTGCAATTCCACTACGGCCTGGTCAACTGGTTCATCGGCCAGAACGTCATGGCCAAGCCGACCACCCGCTTCGTGGTCCCCTACCTGACCCTGGTGGGCCAGCTGAAGGAAGAGGCCAACAAGATCGACACGGTCTTCGCCTTCATCCAGATGAAAAAGGCCTATGCCAGGAAGATGGCCGAGCAGTTCCCCGATGACCCCAAGATCGCCAAAGAGATGTCTGCCATCCTCGACCGGAAGGGAACGCTGGTCACCCGCCCCATGGACCGGCTCCTGGCCGATCCCCATCTCCTCTCGGGGTGGCTCTCCATCAACCGGAAGAATTTCACCATGGAAAACGGCAAGGTGGTCTGGCACGACAACCCCTTCGTGATCCTGGGCGACACCTACGAATATCTCAACATGTCCTACGACCCGGCCGCACCGGCAGCCGAGGTCATCTGGAGCCACGACAACGACCTGCTCCAGAAGGGACTCCGTTTCTACACGACCCTGGCAAATCACTTCAAGCTGGGGCTCCATGAGTTCGACGCCCTTTCGGCAATCCTCGTGAAGGACAAGCCCCAGGGCGGGTTCCCCGAAGAGCAGTGGCTCCAGATCCAGTCGGCCCACATGGGGTTCGAGGCAGGCCTCGAACTTCTCGGCATGCTCTTCATCATTGCCGAAACCGTGAAGTTCTGGGATTTCAAGGTGGAAGACGACCTGGAAGTCACCATTCCCGACTACCTCAACGATACGGAACTGCAGAACCGGCTGAAAAAGGTGCTGGTCCCGCCGCCCGCCACCAAGGCCGACGAGATCGTCGCCATGTGCGGCGGCATGTACTATGGCCAGGAAGCTCCGGGAATGCCCGCTTTCGTAAGCGAAGGGATGCACTTCGAGAAGGGGCAGCCCCTCTACATCATCGAAGTCATGAAGATGTTCAACACGGTACGGGCCACCTTCTCGGGCACCATCGACAAAATCATCATGGATGGCGCGGACGGCAGCATAGTCCAGAAGGGGCAGCCCCTGTTCAAGGTCACCCCGGACGAAAAGTTCGTGGAAATAAACCCGGCAGAGCTGGAACAGGTCAAACGGGAACGGACCTCGGCCTATCTCAAAGCCGTTCTCTAA
- a CDS encoding GxxExxY protein — protein MASITRSNGATEKNLLDADLTNVIIGRAIEVHNHLGPGLLESVYETCLVHELTTVGLSVERQKLLPVRYKNLSLQDGLRIDVVVEGRVIVELKCVEKLMPVHDAQLYTYLKLSGVKTGLLINFFTKVLRDGIKRIVC, from the coding sequence ATGGCTTCAATAACACGGAGCAACGGAGCAACGGAGAAAAACCTTCTTGACGCTGACCTCACCAACGTGATAATCGGGCGAGCCATTGAGGTACACAATCATCTCGGCCCAGGGCTCCTTGAATCAGTTTATGAAACCTGCCTTGTCCATGAACTGACAACAGTGGGACTATCCGTTGAAAGGCAAAAACTTTTGCCGGTAAGGTACAAGAACCTCAGTTTACAGGACGGCCTGAGAATTGACGTGGTGGTAGAAGGCAGGGTTATTGTTGAACTCAAGTGCGTCGAAAAGCTCATGCCGGTACACGATGCCCAGCTTTATACCTATTTAAAGCTTTCCGGAGTTAAAACCGGACTACTGATCAACTTTTTCACGAAGGTTCTTCGGGATGGCATAAAACGAATCGTCTGTTAG
- a CDS encoding dTMP kinase: MRKGKFIVIEGISGSGQQVKSGIVALHKALVEQKHDVIECANPDSGRVKELGMSTMLNWPFGKNPRADFIFEGAVRTEIFKNVVEPALQQDKIVLCKQSSISSLANAWVNGYTKHFDVLRLIDKISRGSLFEDEIYPDLTIFFDVPAEEAFERVEDVLQIHHEGGIEYYQKMRDFYLNEISRWRGVRIDASASRHPDEVNAEAWELVKNIL; encoded by the coding sequence GTGAGAAAAGGTAAATTCATCGTTATTGAAGGAATCAGCGGCTCGGGACAGCAGGTGAAGTCGGGAATCGTGGCTCTCCACAAGGCCCTGGTCGAGCAGAAACACGACGTTATCGAATGCGCCAACCCGGACTCGGGGCGGGTCAAGGAATTGGGCATGTCCACCATGCTCAACTGGCCCTTCGGCAAAAATCCCAGGGCTGACTTCATCTTCGAAGGGGCGGTCCGCACCGAAATCTTCAAAAACGTCGTCGAACCGGCACTGCAGCAGGACAAAATCGTTCTCTGCAAGCAATCCAGCATCTCCTCCCTGGCCAACGCCTGGGTCAACGGATACACGAAACATTTCGACGTACTGCGGCTCATCGACAAGATATCCCGCGGTTCCCTCTTCGAAGACGAAATATACCCCGACCTGACGATCTTCTTCGACGTGCCGGCGGAAGAGGCCTTCGAACGGGTCGAGGATGTCCTGCAGATCCACCATGAGGGGGGAATCGAATACTACCAGAAGATGCGCGACTTCTATCTCAATGAGATTTCCCGCTGGCGCGGGGTGAGAATCGACGCCTCCGCCTCCCGGCATCCCGATGAGGTGAACGCCGAAGCATGGGAACTGGTAAAAAACATCCTTTAA
- a CDS encoding acyl-CoA mutase large subunit family protein has translation MSISDKKQAWQDAVVAKSIAKSPERKPEFRTTSNIVMDRCFTPGFDDYPGYEEELGFPGQYPFTRGVQPTMYRGRFWTMRQYAGFGTAKESNERYKYLLQAGQTGLSVAFDLPTQMGYDSDAAMAQGEVGKVGVAIDSLADMEILFDGIPLDKVSTSMTINSTAAILLAMYIAVAEKQGVSPEKISGTIQNDILKEYMARGTYIYPPQESMRIITDIFAYCKDNVPKWNTISISGYHIREAGSSAVQEVAFTLADGIAYVEAAIKAGLNVDEFAPRLAFFFNAHNNLLEEVAKFRAARRMWATIMKERFGAKDPRSMMLRFHTQTAGCTLTAQQPDNNIMRVTIQALAAVLGGTQSLHTNSRDEALALPTEDSVRIALRTQQVIAHESGVADSIDPLAGSFLVESLTDQIEMAATEYINKIDSLGGAVEAISRGFQQKEIQDSAYAYQRAIETDDLIIVGVNKFTVTGEPAPELLKIKEEVEIAQKKSLAEMKATRDETKVKETLAALASAAKGTDNLMPPILNAVKAYATLGEIANVLRDVFGVHRETVVL, from the coding sequence ATGAGCATCAGCGACAAGAAACAGGCATGGCAGGATGCTGTCGTGGCCAAAAGCATTGCCAAATCCCCGGAGCGGAAGCCCGAATTCCGCACCACCTCCAATATCGTGATGGACCGCTGCTTCACCCCCGGCTTCGACGACTATCCGGGCTACGAGGAAGAGCTGGGCTTCCCGGGCCAGTACCCCTTCACCCGCGGCGTCCAGCCCACCATGTACCGGGGCCGCTTCTGGACCATGCGCCAGTACGCCGGCTTCGGCACCGCCAAGGAGTCCAACGAGCGGTACAAGTATCTGCTCCAGGCGGGCCAAACCGGCCTCTCCGTCGCCTTCGACCTCCCCACCCAGATGGGGTACGACTCCGACGCCGCCATGGCCCAGGGAGAAGTGGGCAAAGTGGGGGTCGCCATCGACTCCCTGGCCGACATGGAGATCCTCTTCGACGGCATCCCCCTGGACAAAGTCTCCACTTCAATGACCATCAACTCCACCGCCGCCATCCTTCTCGCCATGTACATCGCCGTGGCCGAGAAGCAGGGGGTATCGCCGGAGAAGATTTCCGGCACCATCCAGAACGACATCCTCAAGGAGTACATGGCCCGGGGCACCTACATCTACCCCCCCCAGGAGTCGATGCGGATCATCACCGACATCTTCGCCTACTGCAAGGATAACGTCCCCAAGTGGAACACCATCTCCATCTCCGGCTATCACATCCGCGAGGCCGGCTCCAGCGCCGTGCAGGAAGTGGCGTTCACCCTGGCCGACGGCATCGCCTACGTGGAAGCCGCCATCAAAGCAGGCCTCAATGTCGATGAATTCGCCCCCCGGCTCGCCTTCTTCTTCAACGCCCACAACAACCTTCTGGAAGAAGTGGCCAAGTTCCGGGCCGCACGCCGCATGTGGGCCACCATCATGAAAGAGCGGTTCGGCGCCAAAGACCCCCGCTCCATGATGCTCCGCTTCCACACCCAGACCGCCGGCTGCACCCTCACGGCCCAGCAGCCCGACAACAACATCATGCGGGTCACCATCCAGGCCCTGGCCGCCGTTCTCGGCGGAACCCAGTCGCTCCACACCAACTCCCGGGACGAAGCCCTGGCGCTCCCCACCGAAGACTCGGTCCGCATAGCGCTTCGCACCCAGCAGGTCATCGCCCACGAATCGGGCGTAGCCGACTCCATCGACCCCCTGGCCGGCAGCTTCCTCGTGGAATCCCTCACCGACCAGATCGAAATGGCCGCCACCGAGTACATCAACAAAATCGACTCCCTCGGCGGCGCCGTCGAGGCCATTTCCCGGGGATTCCAGCAGAAGGAAATCCAGGACTCCGCCTACGCCTACCAGCGGGCCATCGAAACCGACGACCTGATCATCGTCGGCGTCAACAAGTTCACCGTCACCGGCGAACCGGCCCCCGAGCTCCTCAAGATCAAGGAAGAGGTGGAAATCGCCCAGAAGAAATCCCTGGCCGAAATGAAAGCAACGCGAGACGAAACCAAGGTCAAGGAAACCCTTGCCGCCCTCGCCTCCGCCGCAAAAGGGACCGACAACCTCATGCCCCCCATTCTCAACGCCGTCAAGGCCTACGCTACCCTGGGCGAGATTGCCAACGTTCTGCGCGACGTCTTCGGCGTACACCGGGAGACGGTGGTGCTTTAA
- a CDS encoding acyl-CoA carboxylase subunit beta, which produces MSKNAIKPQLKNPFDPPEKVEFTIPGEISRATGPYEEAMKEGHDLIQRPIKSVKIDQIEKQHFKKRMTVWERLKVLSDQAPNVLYQNWGKNLDGASLVTAILNIDGRDVAVYGHDFTVRAGSIDATNGSKLARLFNMAGEKGIPLIGMNDSAGAFVPAGVGGLDGYAEAFTALRKISGVVPSIMCMFGFNAGGGSYLPRQGSFVIQPADTFFGLTGPGVVKSVLGEDITPDELGGPKVHGKSGVADLTVEDEVAALRTATRLLSYIPDNNSIGAPFQATSDPLDRKTWEINTLLKKAFNSPTGFNTPFDVSIIIQQICDHGDYFELQPERAREAVTAFGRLGGQVVGFVANNSAVSSGQIDCDSAVKIARFVRFCNIYNIPIIFMEDTTGFLPGREQESRGIVQAGRSMLDAIVDVRTPRILLILRNAFGGAYASYNNYPTGADMVLALPTTRLAVMGPAGKEFVYKDELRKIRGAVAEMIKKGVEARVTAGMEPGAARRDAEQEAADWLKGEEAALNQRYERELMNPKEGLALGSISSIVMPTDLRQVLGENIAFLMRHYKPSPMCGPQREFH; this is translated from the coding sequence ATGTCTAAGAATGCAATTAAACCGCAACTCAAAAACCCGTTTGACCCCCCCGAGAAAGTAGAATTCACCATTCCGGGCGAAATCTCCCGTGCAACCGGCCCCTATGAAGAAGCAATGAAAGAGGGGCATGACCTCATCCAGCGCCCCATAAAGTCTGTCAAGATCGACCAGATCGAAAAGCAGCACTTCAAGAAGCGGATGACTGTCTGGGAGCGCCTCAAGGTCCTTTCCGACCAGGCCCCGAACGTCCTGTACCAGAACTGGGGAAAGAATCTGGACGGTGCCTCGCTGGTTACCGCCATCCTGAACATCGACGGACGTGACGTGGCGGTCTACGGCCACGACTTCACCGTTCGCGCCGGCTCCATCGATGCCACCAACGGAAGCAAGCTGGCCCGGCTCTTCAACATGGCCGGAGAGAAGGGTATTCCCCTTATCGGCATGAACGATTCCGCCGGCGCCTTCGTCCCCGCGGGGGTAGGCGGCCTCGACGGCTATGCCGAGGCGTTCACGGCACTGCGCAAGATCAGCGGCGTAGTCCCCTCCATCATGTGCATGTTCGGCTTCAACGCCGGCGGCGGCTCCTACCTGCCGCGCCAGGGGAGCTTCGTCATCCAGCCTGCCGACACCTTCTTCGGCCTCACCGGCCCCGGCGTCGTCAAATCGGTTCTGGGCGAAGACATCACGCCGGACGAGCTTGGCGGCCCCAAGGTCCACGGCAAGTCAGGCGTTGCCGACCTTACCGTCGAAGACGAGGTGGCGGCCCTGAGGACCGCAACGCGGCTTCTCTCCTACATTCCGGACAACAACAGCATAGGAGCGCCGTTCCAGGCAACCAGCGACCCCCTGGACCGCAAAACCTGGGAAATCAACACGCTCCTCAAAAAGGCCTTCAACTCGCCGACGGGCTTCAACACCCCCTTCGACGTTTCCATCATCATCCAGCAGATCTGCGACCATGGCGACTACTTCGAGCTGCAACCGGAGCGGGCACGGGAAGCCGTTACCGCCTTCGGGCGCCTCGGCGGCCAGGTGGTGGGCTTCGTGGCCAACAACTCGGCCGTCTCCTCCGGCCAGATCGACTGCGACTCGGCGGTGAAAATCGCCCGTTTCGTCCGCTTCTGCAACATCTACAACATACCCATCATCTTCATGGAAGACACCACCGGCTTCCTGCCGGGTCGCGAGCAGGAAAGCCGCGGCATAGTCCAGGCGGGCCGCTCCATGCTCGACGCCATCGTCGACGTGCGCACGCCGCGCATCCTGCTGATTCTGCGCAACGCCTTCGGCGGAGCCTACGCCTCCTACAACAACTACCCCACCGGCGCCGACATGGTACTGGCGCTCCCCACCACCCGCCTGGCGGTCATGGGGCCGGCCGGCAAAGAGTTTGTCTACAAGGATGAACTGCGCAAGATCCGCGGCGCCGTCGCTGAAATGATCAAGAAGGGTGTTGAAGCGCGGGTCACCGCAGGCATGGAGCCGGGCGCCGCGCGGCGGGATGCGGAACAGGAAGCTGCCGACTGGCTCAAGGGAGAGGAAGCGGCCCTGAACCAGCGTTACGAAAGAGAACTTATGAACCCGAAGGAAGGTCTGGCCCTGGGCTCCATCTCCTCCATCGTCATGCCGACCGACCTGCGCCAGGTGCTGGGCGAAAACATCGCCTTCCTGATGCGGCACTACAAGCCGTCGCCCATGTGCGGCCCGCAGCGCGAGTTCCACTAA
- the mce gene encoding methylmalonyl-CoA epimerase encodes MLTKINHIGIAVQSLADAVPFYRDNLGMAFMGTEEVAEQKVTVAFLQIGESKIELLEPTADDSPVAKFIEKNGAGIHHIAYEVEDIEAAIAKLTADGARMIDSVPRNGAHGARIAFIHPKTSRGVLTELCQMGH; translated from the coding sequence ATGCTCACAAAAATCAACCACATAGGCATAGCCGTCCAATCCCTCGCCGACGCCGTCCCCTTTTACCGGGACAATCTCGGCATGGCCTTCATGGGCACCGAAGAGGTGGCGGAGCAGAAGGTCACCGTCGCCTTTTTACAAATCGGCGAATCTAAAATCGAACTCCTTGAGCCCACGGCAGACGACAGCCCGGTAGCTAAATTCATCGAAAAGAACGGCGCCGGAATCCACCACATAGCCTACGAGGTGGAGGACATCGAAGCCGCCATTGCGAAGCTCACCGCCGACGGCGCCAGGATGATCGACAGCGTCCCCAGAAACGGCGCCCACGGCGCCCGCATCGCCTTCATCCACCCCAAAACGAGCCGCGGTGTCCTGACAGAGCTGTGCCAAATGGGACACTAA